From a region of the Haematobia irritans isolate KBUSLIRL chromosome 4, ASM5000362v1, whole genome shotgun sequence genome:
- the LOC142235507 gene encoding uncharacterized protein LOC142235507 encodes MREKDNMIHSPGRLVEFEAFLNDKQTPLASRFIVETHQDELRVIWRDLKLSCEQCLSDIEQEAAEEKEVDKEDEASEVATVKSKFQSAYSTYSRCSARLREPHDIVSKIPLTNENFDVAWSNLCARYENKRVLVNIQLKTLFSLSTITTETGSSLKTIQRDINACISLLNFYGVDVNSWGPIFVFVCYKCLPDTTLTLWEQTLENKAEIPKWSDLDEFLTNRHRTLESVSEMRKSDNTSSSHNSHAAGKKSNQTRKDIRTFQNNVTQGKCSLCHEGNHVIRKCSRFLRMDVSQRYQEIKKNGLCVNCFSRVHTVQKCNSKFSCLRCNKRHNTLLHRESVSLPSNSTTTNAKKTSFPTNTSNTPPLSSTQSSIQSTNMGNGVIQTCFASDSKGVLLGTAIVHISHCGVTYVARALVDSGSQGTFISERLFNTLKLLFNRITAQISGLNNTVSAAVQKECSLSLQSVRDPNTIDLSALPSVPDIPLADPLFFESSKIDILIGGDLLPSIMLSGIQREVCGSLLAQETVFGWILTGPAPHYYLPHHAVVRPESTTTRVRVVFNASSASSNGMSLNDVLYPSPILQQDLIVLVLRWRFFRFIFNGDITKMYRQILINPNQAQFQRILFRENPNEKVQDFELTTVTFGIAENVHQTNPLASEILRNSMYVDDILAGAHSVSSALESRNQLISALNSAGEVQLHGFSDASEKAYAAALYIRISHNGSVRSHLICSKTKVAPIKTLSIPRLELCGATLLADMIDHLVPQLQIGAYSLYCWTNSTIVLSWLAKPACFWNTFVANRVSRITEVVSPPNWYHVRSESNPADLVSRGVHPSDLVHENLWWHGPDWLKDHPSKWPRSENTFLNPVEIERKHVRVNFAYFVNFDDILERFSSLPRALRVVAYMYRFFYSTNPRFRANYHRASKDITTYEIVAVQNILISMSQKAFYPNEYMLLSAKKQVASTSSIVSLNPFIDPEGIMSICGRLVSSPALSYDERHPIILSYCCQYSRLLVKFIHDITLHGGNQLVLKLVRTKYWIPRVKNMIKATINKCKPCVIYRHRCQKQLMSALPPERSEISRPFSHTGLDFAGPFDIKTYAGRNFRITKAMFAFFRFVSRRGCPLYLHSDNGTTFVGASKVLAKEFIQSSRQAITSNYAHQNITWQFIPSGAPHMGGLWEAGVKSFKIHFRKVAQNFKHTFEEFQTLLSKIEACLNSRPLSPTSQDPTDLSALTPGHFLIGSPILVPIDPNIFETPMSIINRWQRLKAIHQHFCSRWKDEYLKELHKRHKWQTPTDNLKENTLVVVREENLPPQFMAVR; translated from the exons ATTCATTCTCCTGGCCGTTTAGTTGAGTTTGAGGCCTTTCTTAATGATAAGCAGACGCCTTTGGCATCGCGTTTTATCGTCGAAACTCATCAGGATGAACTGAGAGTTATTTGGCGCGACTTAAAGCTCTCTTGCGAGCAATGCCTTTCCGACATCGAGCAAGAGGCTGCTGAAGAGAAAGAGGTCGATAAGGAAGACGAGGCTAGTGAGGTAGCTACTGTAAAGAGCAAATTCCAAAGTGCCTATTCGACTTACAGCCGTTGTAGTGCCAGATTGC GGGAACCCCACGATATAGTGAGCAAAATTCCCCTCACTAATGAGAATTTTGATGTAGCATGGTCGAATCTTTGTGCGAGATATGAGAATAAACGCGTATTAGTGAATATTCAGCTGAAGACCCTCTTCAGTTTGAGCACCATTACTACTGAAACAGGAAGTTCGTTGAAGACCATTCAGAGGGACATAAATGCGTGCATTTCACTGTTAAACTTTTATGGTGTCGATGTCAATAGCTGGGGTCCGATATTTGTATTTGTGTGTTACAAGTGCCTCCCAGATACAACTTTAACACTATGGGAACAGACCCTGGAAAATAAGGCCGAGATTCCAAAATGGTCGGATCTTGACGAATTTTTGACCAACCGTCACCGAACTTTGGAATCTGTATCGGAAATGAGAAAGTCCGATAATACTTCCAGCAGTCATAACAGCCACGCCGCTGGAAAGAAATCCAATCAGACTCGGAAGGACATTCGAACATTCCAAAACAATGTGACACAGGGCAAGTGTTCTTTGTGCCATGAGGGGAATCATGTCATCCGAAAATGTTCAAGATTTCTTAGGATGGATGTTTCACAAAGATATCAGGAAATTAAGAAGAATGGTCTTTGTGTAAATTGTTTCTCAAGGGTACATACGGTACAGAAATGCAATAGCAAATTTTCCTGTCTTAGATGCAACAAGCGCCATAATACGCTTCTCCATCGGGAGAGCGTGTCCTTGCCATCCAATTCAACTACTACAAACGCGAAGAAGACATCATTTCCTACGAATACATCCAATACACCACCTCTTAGTTCAACTCAATCCTCAATACAGTCCACAAATATGGGGAATGGTGTGATTCAGACTTGCTTCGCTAGTGATTCGAAGGGAGTCCTACTAGGTACTGCAATTGTACACATTAGCCATTGTGGTGTAACGTATGTTGCTAGAGCCTTGGTAGACTCAGGATCACAGGGCACTTTTATATCAGAGAGGCTTTTCAATACTCTTAAGCTCCTTTTTAATCGTATAACAGCCCAAATCTCTGGTTTAAACAATACTGTTTCTGCTGCTGTCCAGAAAGAGTGCTCGTTATCCTTACAGTCTGTTCGTGATCCAAAT ACTATAGATCTGTCAGCTTTACCTAGTGTACCAGATATCCCATTGGCAGATCCGCTATTTTTTGAAAGTTCCAAGATCGACATACTTATTGGTGGAGATTTGCTTCCATCAATCATGCTATCGGGGATTCAAAGGGAAGTTTGTGGCAGCCTATTGGCCCAAGAAACGGTGTTCGGGTGGATCCTTACTGGACCCGCTCCA cattacTACCTCCCTCACCATGCTGTGGTTAGGCCAGAGAGCACCACTACTCGTGTGCGTGTAGTTTTCAATGCGTCCTCGGCATCGTCCAATGGCATGAGTCTCAATGATGTTTTATATCCCAGTCCTATATTGCAACAAGACCTGATTGTCCTTGTATTGAGGTGGAGATTTTTCCGCTTTATCTTCAATGGAGACATAACCAAGATGTATAGGCAGATCTTGATAAATCCAAATCAGGCACAATTTCAACGCATCCTCTTCCGTGAAAATCCTAATGAGAAGGTCCAGGATTTTGAACTGACAACAGTGACATTTGGG ATAGCTGAGAATGTTCACCAAACCAATCCATTAGCCTCGGAAATTCTTCGTAACTCTATGTACGTCGATGACATCCTAGCGGGTGCTCACTCTGTATCATCTGCATTAGAATCTCGGAATCAATTGATTAGCGCATTGAACTCGGCTGG TGAAGTTCAACTTCATGGATTCAGCGATGCTTCCGAGAAAGCATACGCAGCGGCTCTCTATATCCGCATTAGCCACAATGGAAGTGTCCGATCGCATCtcatttgcagcaaaactaaagTTGCCCCTATAAAGACGTTGTCAATACCAAGGTTGGAATTGTGCGGGGCTACTTTACTTGCTGATATGATCGATCATCTTGTCCCACAACTTCAAATAGGGGCATACTCTTTGTATTGTTGGACTAATTCAACAATTGTTTTGTCCTGGCTAGCAAAACCCGCATGTTTTTGGAATACATTTGTGGCCAATAGGGTGTCTAGAATCACAGAGGTTGTTAGTCCACCGAACTGGTACCACGTCAGATCGGAATCCAATCCAGCTGATCTGGTAAGCCGGGGAGTCCATCCTTCAGATTTAGTGCATGAAAATCTTTGGTGGCATGGACCGGATTGGTTAAAGGATCATCCTTCCAAATGGCCCAGATCTGAGAATACTTTTCTGAATCCCGTTGAAATCGAGAGGAAGCATGTCAGGGTTAATTTTGcctattttgtgaattttgacGATATTCTCGAGAGATTCTCGTCTCTTCCTCGGGCTTTGAGGGTCGTCGCATATATGTACAGATTTTTTTATTCTACTAACCCACGATTCCGGGCCAATTACCATAGAGCGTCCAAAGACATCACAACATATGAAATTGTGGCTGTCCAAAATATACTCATATCCATGAGTCAGAAAGCTTTTTATCCAAATGAATATATGCTACTATCCGCTAAAAAGCAAGTAGCATCCACTAGCTCTATTGTGAGTCTAAATCCGTTTATTGATCCAGAGGGTATTATGAGCATCTGTGGAAGATTGGTTTCGTCTCCTGCCTTATCATACGACGAAAGGCATCCAATCATTCTATCGTATTGCTGTCAGTACTCTCGTTTATTGGTGAAATTCATTCACGATATTACTCTCCACGGTGGTAATCAATTGGTACTAAAGTTGGTCCGCACAAAATATTGGATTCCGCGAGTGAAGAATATGATAAAGGCCACAATAAACAAGTGCAAGCCGTGTGTTATTTACAGGCACCGTTGTCAAAAGCAGTTAATGTCCGCACTGCCTCCAGAAAGGTCCGAAATCTCTCGACCATTTTCTCATACCGGGTTGGATTTCGCTGGACCTTTCGACATTAAGACTTATGCTGGGAGGAATTTTCGAATAACAAAGGCTATGTTTGCGTTTTT CAGATTTGTCTCGAGACGAGGATGTCCGCTGTATCTCCATTCTGATAATGGGACAACATTTGTAGGAGCATCGAAAGTCTTGGCAAAGGAGTTTATTCAAAGCTCTCGACAGGCAATTACTTCCAACTATGCGCATCAAAATATAACATGGCAATTCATTCCCTCGGGGGCCCCTCATATGGGTGGACTCTGGGAAGCAGGTGTGAAGAGTTTTAAGATCCACTTTAGAAAGGTGGCCCAGAATTTCAAACACACATTcgaagagtttcaaactttgctGTCCAAAATCGAAGCATGTTTAAACTCAAGACCACTTTCTCCCACGTCTCAAGATCCAACCGATCTGTCCGCCCTAACTCCGGGTCATTTTCTAATAGGCTCTCCAATCTTGGTTCCAATTGACCCCAACATTTTTGAAACTCCTATGTCAATTATAAACAGATGGCAACGATTGAAAGCGATCCATCAGCACTTTTGTAGTAGATGGAAAGACGAATATCTTAAGGAGTTACATAAGCGGCATAAATGGCAAACTCCTACAGATAACTTAAAAGAAAATACTCTGGTTGTTGTAAGGGAAGAAAATCTACCCCCCCAATTCATGGCGGTTAGGTAG